From Dehalococcoidia bacterium, a single genomic window includes:
- a CDS encoding dipeptide ABC transporter ATP-binding protein: MGETLLEVKDLKMYFPITSGLIFQRKVADVKAVDGISFSVKRGETLGLVGESGCGKSTTARAILQLYRPTAGSVKFEGKELTKMGGNELRRMRRRMQMIFQDPYASLNPRMSVGSIIGEPLLIHGIAKNKKERQERVQELLRVVGLNPYFVNRYPHEFSGGQRQRIGIARALAVEPLFIACDEPVSALDVSIQAQIINLLEELQEQFGLTYLFIAHDLSVVRHISDRVAVMYLGRIVEIADRNELYENPLHPYTKALLSAVPIPDPVVEAKRERIILTGDVPSPVRPPSGCNFHPRCPIAIPECKEIVPPLEEKTPGHFAACIRV, from the coding sequence ATGGGCGAAACGCTCCTCGAGGTCAAAGACCTGAAGATGTATTTCCCCATCACCTCGGGGCTCATCTTCCAGCGCAAAGTTGCCGACGTCAAAGCGGTCGACGGGATCAGCTTTTCGGTCAAGCGGGGCGAGACCCTCGGCCTCGTCGGCGAGTCGGGCTGCGGAAAGTCGACCACTGCCCGCGCCATCCTGCAGCTCTACCGTCCGACGGCAGGCTCGGTCAAATTCGAGGGCAAAGAGCTGACCAAAATGGGGGGCAACGAACTGCGCCGGATGCGCCGTCGGATGCAGATGATCTTTCAGGACCCCTATGCCTCGCTCAACCCGCGCATGTCGGTCGGCAGCATCATCGGCGAGCCGCTGCTCATTCACGGCATCGCGAAAAACAAGAAAGAGCGCCAAGAGCGAGTCCAAGAGCTGCTGCGCGTCGTCGGTCTGAACCCCTACTTCGTCAATCGCTACCCGCACGAGTTCTCCGGAGGACAGCGCCAGCGCATCGGCATTGCGCGCGCCCTTGCGGTCGAACCGCTCTTCATCGCCTGCGACGAACCGGTCTCCGCACTCGACGTGTCGATCCAAGCGCAGATCATCAACCTGCTCGAAGAGCTCCAAGAACAGTTTGGGCTGACCTACCTCTTCATCGCGCACGACCTCTCGGTTGTGCGCCACATCTCCGACCGCGTCGCCGTGATGTACCTCGGCCGGATCGTGGAGATCGCCGATCGGAACGAGCTGTATGAGAACCCGCTGCACCCCTACACCAAGGCCCTCCTCTCGGCCGTTCCGATCCCCGACCCCGTGGTCGAAGCGAAACGCGAGCGCATCATCCTAACGGGCGACGTGCCGAGCCCGGTGAGGCCGCCGAGCGGCTGCAATTTCCACCCGCGCTGTCCGATTGCGATCCCGGAGTGCAAGGAAATCGTCCCGCCGCTCGAGGAGAAAACGCCAGGGCACTTCGCCGCCTGCATCCGCGTCTGA
- the trxB gene encoding thioredoxin-disulfide reductase encodes MTHPIGSSDELFDVIIIGAGAAGLAAGLYAARSRLRTVLLERLGVGGQLGLTEWIDDYPGFADGISAAELTIAMEKQTKRFGLEVTYDEVLSVDLTEKVKVVTGAEATYRGKTVIIASGGQPARLNVPGEVEFQGRGVSYCAVCDGAFFQNQPLAVVGGGDSAVEEGDFLTRYASHVTIIHRRDTLRATKVLQERAFANPKISFLWNTVVDRIEGDTAVNALVLRNVRSGEQFTLNVGGVFIFIGYRPNTAFLGGQVALDANGYIVTDEAMRTNLPGVFAAGDVRQKTLRQITTAVADGSIAALSADAYLKEQW; translated from the coding sequence ATGACTCATCCGATTGGCTCGTCAGACGAGCTGTTTGACGTCATTATCATCGGCGCCGGGGCCGCCGGCCTTGCGGCGGGGCTCTATGCTGCGCGCAGCCGCTTACGCACCGTCCTCCTCGAACGTCTCGGCGTCGGAGGCCAACTCGGCCTTACCGAGTGGATCGACGACTATCCCGGCTTCGCCGACGGGATCTCGGCTGCCGAGTTGACCATTGCGATGGAGAAACAGACCAAGCGCTTTGGGCTCGAAGTCACGTACGACGAAGTGCTGTCGGTCGACTTGACCGAGAAGGTGAAAGTGGTCACCGGCGCTGAAGCGACCTATCGCGGGAAGACGGTGATCATCGCCAGCGGCGGCCAGCCGGCGCGGCTGAATGTCCCGGGCGAAGTCGAGTTCCAAGGGCGGGGGGTGTCGTATTGCGCGGTCTGCGACGGCGCCTTCTTCCAGAACCAGCCCCTTGCTGTGGTGGGGGGCGGCGACTCTGCGGTCGAGGAAGGCGATTTCCTCACTCGCTATGCCTCGCACGTAACCATCATCCACCGGCGCGACACGCTGCGCGCGACGAAGGTGCTTCAGGAACGCGCCTTCGCGAACCCGAAAATCTCCTTTCTCTGGAACACGGTGGTTGACCGCATCGAGGGCGACACCGCGGTCAACGCTCTCGTGCTCCGCAACGTGCGCTCAGGAGAGCAGTTCACGCTCAACGTCGGCGGCGTGTTCATCTTTATCGGCTATCGGCCGAACACGGCCTTCCTCGGCGGCCAAGTTGCCCTCGACGCCAACGGCTACATCGTCACCGACGAAGCGATGCGGACCAATCTGCCGGGCGTCTTTGCCGCGGGAGACGTGCGGCAGAAAACGCTGCGCCAGATCACGACGGCTGTTGCTGATGGGTCGATCGCTGCGCTTTCGGCGGATGCCTACCTCAAGGAGCAGTGGTAA
- a CDS encoding ABC transporter ATP-binding protein, giving the protein MPPLLQVKDLRTQFFTQDGVVKAVDGVSFEVYPGETLGIVGESGCGKSVTALSIMRLIPNPPGKIVSGQILFDGEDILKLSESEMRDIRGNKIAMIFQDPMTSLNPVLTVCRQISESLELHMGMSRSEARKRSLELLKMVGIPAAEQRLDNYPHQFSGGMRQRVMIAMALACNPQLLLADEPTTALDVTIQAQILDIIKRLCLERGTAVILITHDLGVVAGMTQRVHVMYAGHIVEKATTRDLYADPRHPYTLGLLRSIPRLDEAQKAKLTPIQGLPPDLINPPNQCDFAPRCVFAQDICWKERPKLRQVAPDHEIACWVDIREAPARSGSNDGNQ; this is encoded by the coding sequence ATGCCGCCCTTGCTGCAAGTGAAAGACCTCCGCACCCAATTCTTCACGCAGGACGGCGTGGTGAAAGCGGTGGACGGAGTTTCCTTCGAGGTGTATCCCGGCGAGACGCTCGGCATTGTCGGCGAATCGGGCTGCGGCAAAAGCGTCACCGCTCTGTCGATCATGCGGCTGATCCCGAACCCGCCCGGCAAAATCGTCAGCGGGCAGATCCTCTTCGACGGCGAGGATATTCTCAAGCTGTCCGAAAGCGAGATGCGCGATATTCGGGGCAACAAGATCGCCATGATCTTTCAAGACCCGATGACCTCGCTCAACCCCGTGTTGACGGTGTGCCGGCAGATTTCAGAGAGCCTCGAACTGCACATGGGCATGAGCCGCTCTGAGGCGCGCAAGCGGTCGCTCGAACTGTTGAAGATGGTGGGGATCCCCGCTGCCGAGCAGCGGCTCGACAACTATCCGCACCAGTTCTCGGGCGGCATGCGGCAGCGCGTCATGATCGCGATGGCGCTGGCGTGCAATCCGCAGTTGCTGCTTGCAGATGAGCCGACCACCGCTCTCGATGTCACGATCCAAGCGCAGATTTTGGACATCATCAAGCGGCTGTGTCTCGAGCGCGGAACGGCGGTCATTCTCATCACCCACGATCTCGGCGTGGTTGCGGGAATGACCCAGCGCGTCCACGTGATGTACGCCGGCCATATCGTGGAGAAGGCGACAACGCGCGACCTCTACGCCGACCCGCGCCATCCCTACACCCTCGGCTTGCTCCGCTCAATCCCGCGTCTCGATGAAGCGCAGAAGGCGAAGCTGACCCCGATCCAAGGGCTGCCGCCCGACCTCATCAACCCGCCCAATCAGTGCGACTTTGCGCCGCGGTGCGTTTTTGCGCAAGATATCTGCTGGAAAGAGCGGCCGAAGCTGCGCCAGGTCGCGCCTGACCATGAGATCGCGTGCTGGGTCGATATTCGCGAAGCCCCGGCGAGGAGTGGATCGAATGATGGAAACCAATAA
- a CDS encoding peptide ABC transporter substrate-binding protein has product MWTTRKLLTLAAIGLFVFASNPACRLIQGVQNPGSANPPGPGPRVSREGTLTLLGGDPPTLDPATTGDATSATYIVEIFSGLLTLDRDLRVVPDLAERWEVSPDGRTYTFSIRRDAKFHDGKQVRASDFKYSWERAANPRTLSPTADTYLGDIVGVSDMLAGRAQQISGVRVIDDWTLQVTIDEPKSYFLAKLTYPTSFVVDRENIERGGRTWTDRPNGTGPFKLREWRKGQNIILERNENWYRGAPSLLRVNYILSGGSPITMYENDEIDATVFGILDAERILDPSPNNRLYREVVRDKDGQPGVAMLSTFYITFNVTKPPFDDVKIRQAMNYAVDKDRLISVVLRNMDIRADGILPPGMPGYNPQLRGYRFDPATARRLVAESRYPDLSRFDITLTTVGAGANPARYIQALTEMWKTHIGLDAKIEQVEWATFLDDQFAKKYTFFEGPGWIADYPDPQNFLDILFYSKSKQNHTGYANPEVDRLLLQARVERDQNTRLRIYQQVEQMIMDDAVWIPLFHEKQFWLVKPWVKGFVVAPMIIPTLQYISIER; this is encoded by the coding sequence ATGTGGACTACCCGGAAGCTGCTCACGCTGGCAGCCATTGGGCTGTTCGTCTTTGCCTCGAACCCTGCGTGTCGGCTGATTCAGGGAGTGCAGAACCCCGGAAGCGCCAACCCGCCCGGGCCGGGGCCGCGCGTCTCCCGTGAAGGAACGCTGACCCTCTTGGGCGGCGACCCGCCGACCCTCGACCCGGCGACGACCGGCGACGCCACCTCTGCCACCTACATCGTCGAGATCTTCAGCGGCCTGCTCACGCTCGACCGTGACCTGCGCGTGGTCCCAGACCTTGCCGAGCGGTGGGAGGTCAGCCCGGATGGGAGAACCTACACCTTCAGCATTCGCCGGGATGCGAAGTTCCACGATGGCAAGCAGGTCAGGGCGAGCGATTTCAAATACTCCTGGGAGCGCGCTGCCAATCCGCGCACCCTCTCCCCAACTGCTGATACCTACCTTGGCGACATTGTCGGGGTGTCGGACATGCTCGCCGGTCGCGCTCAGCAGATCAGCGGCGTTCGGGTAATCGATGACTGGACGCTCCAAGTGACGATCGACGAGCCGAAGTCCTACTTCCTGGCAAAACTGACCTATCCGACCTCATTTGTCGTCGACCGCGAGAACATCGAGCGCGGGGGACGCACGTGGACCGACCGGCCGAACGGAACCGGTCCGTTCAAGCTGCGGGAATGGCGGAAGGGCCAGAACATCATCCTCGAGCGCAATGAGAACTGGTACCGCGGCGCCCCAAGCTTGCTCCGCGTGAACTACATCTTGAGCGGCGGCTCGCCGATCACGATGTATGAGAACGACGAAATCGACGCGACCGTCTTCGGCATTCTTGACGCCGAGCGCATCCTCGATCCCTCGCCGAACAACCGTCTCTACCGCGAAGTGGTGCGCGATAAGGACGGGCAGCCCGGCGTCGCCATGCTGTCCACCTTCTACATCACCTTCAATGTGACGAAGCCGCCCTTTGATGATGTCAAGATCCGCCAAGCGATGAACTACGCGGTCGACAAGGACCGGCTGATCAGCGTCGTGCTGCGGAACATGGATATCCGGGCGGACGGCATCCTCCCGCCGGGCATGCCGGGCTACAATCCGCAGCTGCGCGGCTACCGGTTCGACCCGGCGACGGCGAGGCGGCTGGTGGCAGAGTCGCGCTATCCGGACCTGTCGCGCTTTGACATCACGCTGACGACGGTCGGCGCCGGCGCCAACCCCGCTCGCTACATCCAGGCGCTCACTGAGATGTGGAAGACCCATATCGGGCTGGACGCCAAGATCGAGCAGGTCGAGTGGGCGACCTTCCTCGACGACCAATTCGCGAAGAAGTACACCTTCTTCGAAGGGCCTGGCTGGATCGCCGACTATCCCGACCCGCAGAACTTCCTCGACATCCTCTTCTACAGCAAGAGCAAGCAGAACCACACGGGTTACGCCAATCCCGAGGTCGACCGGCTGCTGCTCCAAGCACGCGTCGAACGCGATCAGAACACGCGCCTGCGCATCTACCAGCAGGTCGAACAGATGATCATGGACGATGCGGTGTGGATCCCGCTGTTCCACGAAAAACAGTTCTGGCTCGTTAAGCCCTGGGTGAAGGGGTTCGTCGTCGCGCCGATGATCATCCCGACGCTCCAATATATCTCGATTGAGCGGTAG
- a CDS encoding polysaccharide biosynthesis tyrosine autokinase — MQLRDYGRVIARRWWIILLFAVAGAATAYGLSKLETPMYRSSAKLYVSPVRPDYGLTLVIQNLIRSYGQQITSERFLRQINEELKLDLPPGALRSRTNVLGTADNLAIQIDFDDPNPLVAQRVARALAQKFVEEHQRRMLAVEPRDKIEIDIFDEPQPGTLTRPRTAANTVAGAVLGVLLGVVTVFLLEYLDDTLKGQESVDRFIKLPVVGTIPRLVGAGTKRGRAFGRWSPGGAAAMTQPSGNGRLINHRNPKSPVAEAYRQLRTNIQFASLDKPLRTILLTSAGPQEGKSTTLANLAIAIAQTGSKVIAVDCDLRRPTLHQLFGVKNVAGLTTLMVAPTLDDLCTQETDVPNLLVLPTGPLPPNPSELLGSRRMAEIIERLRGEADYILFDSPPVAAVTDAAVLATRVDGVLLVVMANKTKRELAQKARAALEKVGANLIGVVLNNVKYDTSLHNYYAD, encoded by the coding sequence ATGCAGCTTCGCGATTACGGGCGGGTGATCGCCAGACGATGGTGGATCATCCTCCTTTTCGCCGTGGCGGGGGCAGCCACCGCCTATGGCCTGAGCAAGCTTGAAACTCCGATGTACCGCTCCTCGGCGAAGCTGTACGTTTCGCCGGTGCGCCCCGACTATGGCCTTACCCTCGTTATCCAAAACCTGATCCGCTCCTACGGCCAGCAGATCACGAGCGAGCGCTTCCTGCGGCAGATCAATGAGGAGCTGAAGCTCGACCTGCCGCCCGGGGCCTTGCGCAGCCGGACAAACGTCCTTGGCACGGCCGACAACTTGGCGATCCAGATCGACTTCGACGACCCCAACCCGCTCGTCGCGCAACGGGTGGCGCGGGCGCTTGCCCAGAAGTTTGTCGAAGAGCATCAGCGGCGGATGCTCGCGGTGGAGCCGCGCGACAAGATTGAGATCGACATTTTCGACGAGCCTCAGCCCGGAACATTGACCCGGCCGCGCACCGCTGCCAACACCGTTGCCGGGGCGGTGCTTGGAGTGCTGCTCGGCGTGGTGACGGTGTTCCTGCTCGAATATCTCGACGATACGCTCAAGGGACAAGAGAGCGTCGACCGCTTCATCAAGCTGCCGGTCGTCGGCACGATCCCGCGCCTTGTCGGCGCAGGAACGAAAAGAGGGCGAGCGTTTGGGCGCTGGTCTCCCGGAGGAGCAGCCGCTATGACCCAACCAAGCGGGAATGGCCGTCTTATCAACCACCGCAATCCAAAGTCGCCAGTGGCCGAAGCCTATCGCCAGCTGCGCACGAATATCCAATTCGCGAGCCTCGATAAACCGCTGCGGACGATTCTGCTCACCAGCGCGGGTCCGCAGGAAGGCAAGAGCACCACTCTTGCCAATCTCGCGATCGCCATCGCCCAAACGGGCAGCAAAGTGATCGCCGTCGATTGCGACCTGCGGCGGCCGACGCTGCACCAGCTGTTCGGCGTCAAGAATGTCGCCGGGCTGACGACGCTGATGGTCGCCCCCACGCTCGACGACCTGTGTACCCAAGAGACCGACGTCCCCAACCTGCTCGTCCTGCCGACCGGACCCCTGCCGCCCAATCCGTCCGAGCTGCTCGGCTCGCGCCGCATGGCCGAGATTATCGAACGCTTGCGCGGCGAGGCCGACTATATTCTCTTCGACTCGCCGCCGGTTGCCGCGGTTACCGACGCTGCGGTGCTCGCGACGCGCGTCGACGGCGTCCTCCTCGTCGTGATGGCGAACAAGACGAAGCGCGAGCTCGCGCAGAAGGCGCGCGCCGCGCTCGAGAAGGTGGGGGCGAACCTCATCGGCGTCGTTCTCAACAACGTCAAGTACGACACCTCCCTCCACAACTACTACGCCGACTAG
- a CDS encoding ABC transporter permease, producing MVAVRGRSPAGEAWRRLRRKKLAMASLVYICAIMLLGLLAPVLPIKSFSQQDLSNARAYPSWEHPLGTDDLGRDMLSRLIWGANTAFIVATVPLTVAMALGIAFGLAAAWYRGWVDTLLMRLCDYLLAFPTLLLMIFLAATLKPAVVNFVRQYGPYIGQPQLWRSGLVDYLAVLLILALVGWSGLARVVRGQALSLKEREYIEAARAIGASDRRILFLHILPNIMPLLIVLASMSMAGAIAAESTISFLGIGIVPPYPSWGSMIASTYGYLRTPYWWLLAEPLILVATLLYAFAYLGDGLADALNPQTR from the coding sequence ATGGTCGCCGTCCGCGGGCGGAGCCCGGCGGGCGAAGCGTGGCGTCGCCTGAGGCGAAAGAAGCTGGCGATGGCCAGCCTTGTGTATATCTGCGCGATCATGCTGCTGGGCCTGCTCGCTCCTGTGCTCCCGATTAAGAGCTTCAGCCAGCAAGACCTCAGCAATGCGCGGGCCTATCCCTCCTGGGAGCATCCGCTCGGGACTGATGACCTAGGGCGCGATATGCTCAGCCGCCTGATTTGGGGCGCCAACACCGCCTTCATCGTGGCAACGGTGCCGCTCACCGTTGCCATGGCGCTCGGGATCGCCTTCGGGCTGGCGGCGGCGTGGTATCGGGGATGGGTAGATACCCTCCTGATGCGGCTGTGCGACTACCTGCTCGCCTTTCCCACCTTATTGCTCATGATCTTCCTTGCGGCGACATTGAAGCCGGCCGTGGTCAACTTTGTGCGCCAGTATGGCCCGTATATCGGCCAGCCTCAGCTCTGGCGATCCGGCCTCGTTGACTACCTCGCTGTGCTGCTCATCCTCGCCCTCGTCGGATGGTCCGGTTTGGCGCGCGTCGTCCGCGGGCAAGCGCTCTCGTTGAAAGAGCGGGAGTATATCGAAGCGGCGAGAGCGATCGGCGCTTCCGACCGGCGGATCTTGTTCCTGCACATCCTGCCGAACATTATGCCGCTGCTGATTGTGCTCGCCTCGATGTCGATGGCGGGCGCGATCGCGGCGGAGTCGACGATCTCCTTCCTCGGGATCGGGATCGTCCCGCCGTATCCAAGCTGGGGCTCGATGATCGCCTCCACCTACGGTTACTTGCGGACGCCGTACTGGTGGCTGCTCGCCGAGCCGCTGATCCTCGTGGCGACGTTGCTCTATGCCTTTGCGTATCTCGGCGACGGGCTCGCCGACGCATTAAATCCGCAAACGCGCTAA
- a CDS encoding flavin reductase family protein translates to MAIDAARFRQILARFASGVTVITAFDNGKLHGATASAFCSLSLDPPLVLVCLDLKSNTKALIDRSGLFGVNILADVQRWHSELFARKTMSEADLARVSHRHSPHGMPILDDTIGYLECRVYAKYPGGDHEIYVGEVLDGGINPGRPLIYYEGKYRRLGGEIESAPRFRTTE, encoded by the coding sequence ATGGCGATTGACGCAGCTCGGTTCCGGCAAATCTTAGCCCGTTTCGCTTCAGGCGTGACCGTGATCACCGCCTTCGACAATGGGAAGCTGCATGGGGCGACGGCATCGGCGTTCTGCTCGCTCTCGCTCGACCCGCCGCTCGTCCTCGTCTGTTTGGACCTCAAATCGAACACGAAGGCGCTCATCGACCGCTCAGGCCTCTTTGGGGTCAATATCCTGGCCGATGTCCAGCGCTGGCATTCCGAACTGTTCGCTCGGAAGACGATGTCGGAGGCCGACCTCGCGCGCGTCAGCCACCGCCACAGCCCTCACGGCATGCCGATCCTCGACGACACGATCGGCTACTTGGAGTGTCGCGTGTACGCCAAATACCCCGGCGGCGACCACGAGATTTATGTCGGCGAAGTGCTCGATGGCGGCATTAACCCCGGCCGACCGCTGATCTACTACGAGGGGAAGTACCGCCGCCTCGGCGGCGAGATCGAGAGCGCCCCCCGCTTCCGAACGACAGAGTAG
- a CDS encoding NAD-dependent epimerase/dehydratase family protein, whose translation MHVLVTGAAGFIGSHLVDALLAAGHTVVGLDSLVPQVHPTGEWPAYINREARWIRGDVRNPDVVAAALEGVEAIVHLAAVVGVGQSMYQIRRYVEENNVGAAVVLEAAVARRDQIRKLIVASSMSLYGEGRYLDSRGRPITPRPRSEAQLRAHDWTVYGPDGQPATPIPTDEEKTPHPTSVYAVSKRDQEELFLAVGGAYNIPTVALRFFNVYGPRQALSNPYTGVAAIFSARLLAGRPPVIYEDGEQTRDFVHVSDIVQAALLALERAGGDGHVINVGTGRATTIREVADTLARVLGRPIEPEITGRFRAGDIRHCIADIGRARQLLGYEPRVTFEAGMAQLAEWVAEQPPDDRFDEARQALETRRLIR comes from the coding sequence ATGCACGTTCTCGTGACCGGCGCCGCCGGCTTTATCGGCTCCCATCTCGTCGATGCGCTCCTCGCGGCGGGCCATACCGTTGTCGGGCTTGACTCCCTTGTCCCCCAAGTTCACCCCACGGGAGAATGGCCCGCCTACATCAACCGAGAAGCACGCTGGATCCGAGGCGACGTGCGCAACCCCGACGTCGTGGCGGCCGCGCTCGAGGGGGTCGAGGCGATTGTGCATCTCGCCGCCGTTGTTGGGGTCGGCCAGTCGATGTATCAGATCCGCCGCTATGTTGAGGAGAACAATGTCGGCGCTGCGGTCGTGCTTGAAGCGGCGGTAGCGCGCCGCGACCAGATCCGGAAACTGATCGTCGCCTCCTCAATGTCGCTCTACGGCGAAGGACGCTATCTCGACAGCCGAGGCCGACCGATCACGCCCCGTCCCCGCAGCGAAGCCCAGCTGCGCGCTCATGATTGGACTGTCTATGGGCCCGACGGTCAGCCGGCCACCCCGATCCCGACCGACGAGGAGAAGACCCCTCATCCCACCTCGGTCTACGCCGTTTCGAAACGTGACCAGGAAGAGCTGTTCCTCGCGGTCGGCGGCGCCTACAACATTCCGACAGTCGCGCTCCGCTTTTTCAATGTCTATGGGCCGCGCCAAGCTCTTTCGAACCCTTACACCGGCGTTGCCGCGATCTTCTCCGCTCGGCTGCTTGCGGGACGTCCCCCGGTCATCTACGAAGATGGCGAACAAACTCGCGATTTCGTCCATGTCTCGGACATCGTCCAAGCTGCCCTGCTTGCGCTCGAACGCGCCGGCGGGGACGGCCACGTCATCAACGTGGGAACAGGGCGCGCGACTACCATTCGGGAGGTTGCGGACACCCTCGCCCGCGTCCTCGGCCGACCTATCGAGCCGGAGATCACGGGGCGCTTTCGCGCCGGCGATATCCGCCATTGCATCGCCGATATCGGCCGAGCGCGCCAGCTGCTCGGCTACGAGCCGCGCGTCACCTTTGAAGCGGGAATGGCCCAGCTCGCTGAATGGGTAGCCGAGCAGCCGCCCGACGATCGCTTTGATGAGGCGCGGCAGGCGCTCGAGACGCGCCGCCTGATCCGATGA
- a CDS encoding ABC transporter permease has product MPQKSASTIIIRRLLWLPVLLILISLTVFLFGTYGPGDPVLVRLGSKANPEAVERIRAELGLDRPLHEQYLRYLWNVIQGDFGESTYFQGQLVTDLIAGRLLVSLQLGVAATIIVFAVGIPLGVITAALQGRVWDRLIVSLTLIPESVPVFIIIPVLYFIFVRQLKWFPASGWDGLFSPSAVLPLIVLSIGGIAGVVRQVRTNTLEVLHNDFVRTARAKGLPPSTILRRHVLRNSLLPTWTMVGFVIASLPAGSIIVEGLMGIPGIGGLAWESIFRRDYPVIMAITLLGATLYVIGNLIVDIGYPLIDPRIRY; this is encoded by the coding sequence ATGCCTCAGAAGTCGGCCAGCACAATCATCATCCGACGGCTGCTGTGGCTCCCGGTCCTGCTCATTCTGATCTCGCTGACAGTATTCCTCTTCGGCACCTACGGTCCGGGCGACCCGGTGCTCGTTCGGCTCGGCAGCAAGGCCAACCCGGAGGCAGTCGAACGCATCCGCGCCGAGCTAGGGCTCGACCGGCCGCTGCACGAGCAGTACCTGCGCTATCTCTGGAATGTCATCCAAGGTGACTTCGGCGAGTCGACGTACTTCCAAGGCCAGTTGGTCACCGACCTGATCGCGGGCCGGTTGCTGGTCTCCCTCCAGCTCGGCGTCGCGGCAACCATCATCGTCTTCGCGGTGGGCATTCCGCTCGGCGTGATTACCGCCGCGCTCCAAGGGCGAGTGTGGGACCGGCTCATCGTCTCGCTTACGCTCATCCCCGAATCGGTGCCGGTGTTCATCATCATCCCAGTGCTCTATTTCATCTTTGTGCGCCAGCTGAAGTGGTTCCCTGCCTCCGGGTGGGATGGGCTCTTCAGTCCCTCGGCGGTGCTCCCGCTCATTGTCTTGAGCATCGGCGGGATCGCAGGAGTGGTGCGCCAAGTGCGGACGAACACGCTCGAGGTGCTCCACAACGACTTTGTCCGAACGGCGCGAGCCAAGGGGCTTCCTCCGAGCACGATCCTCAGGCGGCACGTGCTGCGCAACAGCCTGCTCCCGACGTGGACGATGGTCGGCTTTGTCATCGCCAGCCTGCCGGCGGGGTCGATCATCGTCGAGGGGCTGATGGGGATCCCCGGTATCGGCGGCCTCGCTTGGGAGTCGATCTTCCGCCGCGACTACCCGGTGATTATGGCGATCACGCTGCTCGGCGCGACACTCTATGTCATTGGCAACTTAATCGTTGATATCGGCTACCCCTTAATCGACCCGCGCATTCGGTATTGA
- a CDS encoding tetratricopeptide repeat protein, which translates to MTAPLKPEDKARFRRLRSEQAIQLAMQNRWEEAIAVNKQILEVFSDDVDAYNRLGKALMEVGRISEAREAYSRAVALDPNNAIARRNLTRLQAIKEDEVAAVAVQPQVDANLFIEETGKTGVTTLINTAPQEELATLTAGEPVLLRIEGKSLRVFSTRNEPIGEVEPRLALRLISLMRGGNQYAAAVTSLTDNSVEIIIRETFQHPTQAGKVSFPTRGGPEAGFRPYIRDSMLRYDLEEEEELGEEMDLSTDWEEEPDATTPDEVSLEFEEDLADKDEDEFDEE; encoded by the coding sequence ATGACTGCCCCACTCAAGCCTGAGGACAAGGCGCGATTTCGTCGCCTTCGCAGCGAGCAAGCGATCCAGCTCGCGATGCAGAACCGGTGGGAAGAAGCGATCGCCGTCAACAAACAGATCCTTGAGGTCTTCTCGGACGATGTCGACGCCTACAATCGCCTCGGCAAGGCGCTGATGGAGGTCGGCCGCATCAGCGAGGCGCGGGAAGCGTATTCGCGGGCCGTTGCGCTCGACCCGAACAACGCCATTGCGCGCCGCAACCTGACGCGCCTCCAGGCGATCAAAGAGGACGAAGTGGCAGCGGTTGCCGTCCAGCCGCAGGTCGATGCCAACCTCTTCATCGAAGAAACCGGCAAGACGGGGGTGACAACCCTCATCAACACCGCGCCCCAAGAAGAGTTGGCGACATTGACGGCGGGCGAGCCCGTGCTGCTGCGGATCGAAGGGAAAAGCCTCCGGGTGTTCAGCACGCGCAACGAGCCGATCGGCGAAGTAGAACCCCGTCTTGCGCTCCGGCTGATCAGCCTGATGCGCGGCGGCAATCAGTATGCCGCCGCAGTGACCAGCCTCACCGACAACTCGGTCGAAATTATCATCCGCGAGACATTCCAGCATCCCACGCAGGCGGGGAAAGTGTCCTTCCCCACACGCGGCGGTCCAGAGGCGGGCTTCCGCCCCTATATCCGCGACAGTATGCTTCGCTACGACCTCGAGGAAGAGGAAGAGCTCGGCGAAGAGATGGACCTCAGCACCGACTGGGAGGAAGAGCCAGACGCTACCACCCCAGACGAAGTCAGTCTCGAGTTCGAAGAGGATCTTGCCGACAAAGACGAGGACGAGTTCGACGAAGAGTAG